The following are encoded together in the Triticum dicoccoides isolate Atlit2015 ecotype Zavitan chromosome 6B, WEW_v2.0, whole genome shotgun sequence genome:
- the LOC119321767 gene encoding protein G1-like6: protein MDHHHHHHHHHHHMIPGQEPSAGDGAPQDNFFLGPAGVGIFGGVGGASGAGSSSSGAAGGAGNSAGGGGGGGPSPSGSSPSLSRYESQKRRDWNTFGQYLRNHRPPLSLSRCSGAHVLEFLKYMDQFGKTKVHTAVCPFYGHPNPPAPCPCPLRQAWGSLDALIGRLRAAYEENGGTPEMNPFGARAVRLYLREVRETQARARGISYEKKKRKKPSSSTSAAAGPSSEGSPPPGPSGSGGGDTSASPHFIMP, encoded by the coding sequence ATGgatcaccaccatcaccaccaccaccaccaccatcacatgATCCCTGGACAGGAGCCGTCGGCCGGGGACGGTGCACCCCAGGACAACTTCTTCCTCGGCCCCGCCGGCGTCGGCATCTTCGGTGGCGTCGGCGGCGCGTCGGGGGCCGGCTCGTCCTCGTCTGGCGCCGCGGGGGGCGCCGGGAActcggcgggtggcggtggcggaggaggcCCGTCGCCCTCGGGGTCGTCGCCGTCGCTGAGCCGGTACGAGTCGCAGAAGCGCCGGGACTGGAACACGTTCGGCCAGTACCTGCGGAACCACCGGCCGCCGCTGTCGCTGTCGCGGTGCAGCGGCGCGCACGTCCTGGAGTTCCTCAAGTACATGGACCAGTTCGGCAAGACCAAGGTGCACACGGCGGTGTGCCCCTTCTACGGCCACCCCAACCCGCCGGCGCCGTGCCCGTGCCCGCTCCGCCAGGCCTGGGGCTCCCTCGACGCGCTCATCGGCCGCCTCCGCGCCGCCTACGAGGAGAACGGCGGCACGCCCGAGATGAACCCCTTCGGCGCGCGCGCGGTCCGCCTCTACCTGCGCGAGGTGCGCGAGACGCAGGCGCGGGCCAGGGGGATCAGCTACGAGAAGAAGAAGCGCAAGAAGCCGTCGTCGTCTACGTCCGCCGCCGCGGGGCCGTCGTCCGAGGGGAGCCCGCCGCCCGGCCCATCCGGCAGCGGCGGAGGCGACACGTCGGCGTCGCCGCACTTCATCATGCCGTGA